The following coding sequences lie in one Capsicum annuum cultivar UCD-10X-F1 chromosome 5, UCD10Xv1.1, whole genome shotgun sequence genomic window:
- the LOC124885111 gene encoding probable ribose-5-phosphate isomerase 2, with protein sequence MAIAYPHFFVSEKAKNLMVTPTTTSAHPTLTPTPTTLSQDELKKIAAYKAVEFVESGMVVGLGTGSTAKHAVDKIAELLNLGKLNNIVGIPTSSITHEQAVSLGIPLSDLNKHPIVDIAIDGADEVDPQMNLVKGRGGSLLREKMVEAASKKFIVIVDESKLVSHLGGTGLAMPVEIVPFCWKFTLKRLEMLFIEAGCVGKLRVVGKSGEPYVTDNGNYIIDLFFKGDMGNLKEASDAILSLAGVVEHGMFIDMANTVIVAGKLGVSITNK encoded by the coding sequence atggcCATTGCATACCCTCATTTTTTTGTGTCTGAAAAGGCCAAGAATTTGATGGTTACCCCCACCACCACATCCGCCCATCCTACCCTCACCCCCACGCCCACCACCCTATCCCAAGATGAGTTAAAGAAAATTGCTGCATATAAGGCTGTTGAATTTGTTGAGTCAGGTATGGTTGTTGGTCTTGGTACAGGGTCAACAGCAAAACATGCTGTAGACAAAATTGCAGAATTATTGAATCTTGGAAAATTGAACAACATTGTAGGAATACCAACATCAAGTATTACACATGAACAAGCTGTTTCATTAGGTATACCTTTATCTGATTTGAATAAACATCCTATTGTTGATATAGCAATTGATGGTGCTGATGAAGTTGATCCACAAATGAATTTGGTTAAAGGTAGAGGAGGGTCATTGTTAAGGGAGAAAATGGTTGAAGCTGCTTCAAAGAAATtcattgttattgttgatgagTCAAAGTTGGTTAGTCATTTAGGTGGTACTGGTCTTGCTATGCCTGTTGAGATTGTACCCTTTTGTTGGAAGTTTACATTGAAGAGGTTGGAGATGTTGTTTATTGAAGCTGGTTGTGTTGGGAAGTTGAGGGTAGTTGGTAAAAGTGGGGAACCTTATGTTACTGATAATGGgaattatattattgatttgtTTTTCAAGGGTGATATGGGTAATTTAAAGGAAGCTAGTGATGCAATTTTGAGCCTTGCTGGTGTGGTTGAGCATGGAATGTTTATCGATATGGCAAATACTGTGATTGTGGCTGGAAAGCTTGGCGTCTCCATCACTAATAAGTAG